AGATCCTGGCGCCGGCGGCATCGGCCAGATACTCGCGGGAGCGGGAAACCGCCATCTGGATGAGCATGGCGGCCAGCGGGGCGACGATGGCCATCACCAGGGCGCCGATCATGCCGCCGCCCCCCTCCTCCTCGTCGTTGCCGCGGCCGGCGCCGAGAAGGGCGCCCCACTGCAGCATGCTGCCGATCATCGAAATGGCGCCGGCGAAGGTGGCGGCGATGGTGGAGACCAGAATATCGCGATTCTGCACATGCGCCAGTTCATGTGCCATCACCCCTTCGATCTCTTCGGCGCTGAGGATGCGCAGGATCCCTTCGGTGGCGGCGACGGCGGCGTGCCGCGGGTTGCGGCCGGTGGCGAAGGCGTTGGGACTCTCCGAGGGGATGATGTAGACGCGGGGCATGGGCAGTCGCGCCTGCATCGCCAGCCGCTCGACCATGCCGTAGAAGGCCGGGGCATCGTTCGGGCCGACCTCGCGGGCGCCGTACATGCGCAGGACGATCTTGTCGGAAAACCAG
This window of the Desulfuromonadales bacterium genome carries:
- the htpX gene encoding zinc metalloprotease HtpX, producing the protein MMLNRLKTTLLLSLLTVLMVLMGGALGGKTGMVLAFLMAAGMNFFSYWFSDKIVLRMYGAREVGPNDAPAFYGMVERLAMQARLPMPRVYIIPSESPNAFATGRNPRHAAVAATEGILRILSAEEIEGVMAHELAHVQNRDILVSTIAATFAGAISMIGSMLQWGALLGAGRGNDEEEGGGGMIGALVMAIVAPLAAMLIQMAVSRSREYLADAAGARICGNPLALAGALRKLHNAAHAVPMQEARPASAHLFIVNPLTGGGLRTLFSTHPPMEERIARLESLARQGISR